A part of Vibrio sp. B1FLJ16 genomic DNA contains:
- the frsA gene encoding esterase FrsA, with protein sequence MPEDISKNLSETLFVNHKQAKETSALTQYMPSSQKILDEREELGDRAWYRNLRRLQWAWQGVSPIEIEEVLSKIASSKHSRTNDDWLDTVMGYHSGNWTFEWIKLGMEHQKRSEELQGEEAAEQLFTASLCFSIAGYPHLKNDNLALQAQVLANKAYSEASEKTHYTIKQIEVPYQNRKIIANLHLPRTDKQLPVVMVSAGLDSLQTDMWRLFRNRLAPRDIAMLTVDMPSVGTSSHWPLTEDTSCIHQAVLNEFYSIPYVDHHKVGLVGFRFGGNAMVRLSFIEQEKIKACVALGAPVHDLFSSPKKLQQMPKMYLDLLASRLGKSVVDINSMAGQMKAWSLKVQGFLTNRRTKVPILAISLEGDPVSPHSDNQLVALFSHYGQAKKISSKTITKGYEQSLDLAIKWLEDELLR encoded by the coding sequence ATGCCTGAAGATATCAGTAAAAACCTCTCTGAAACATTGTTTGTAAATCACAAGCAAGCCAAAGAAACTTCAGCACTCACTCAATACATGCCATCCAGCCAAAAAATTCTTGATGAGCGAGAAGAGTTAGGTGACCGAGCCTGGTATCGTAACTTGAGACGATTACAGTGGGCATGGCAGGGTGTTTCTCCGATAGAGATCGAAGAAGTATTGTCCAAAATTGCTTCTTCAAAACACTCACGCACCAATGATGACTGGCTCGATACCGTGATGGGCTACCACAGTGGAAACTGGACGTTCGAGTGGATCAAACTGGGCATGGAGCATCAAAAACGCTCGGAAGAACTGCAAGGAGAAGAGGCCGCAGAGCAGCTTTTTACTGCCTCATTGTGCTTTAGTATTGCAGGTTACCCGCATTTAAAAAATGACAACCTCGCTCTGCAGGCACAGGTACTGGCAAATAAAGCGTATTCGGAAGCATCTGAGAAAACTCACTATACGATCAAGCAGATTGAAGTGCCGTACCAAAACCGTAAAATCATTGCCAACCTACATTTGCCAAGAACCGATAAGCAACTGCCTGTTGTCATGGTGAGTGCTGGCTTAGACAGTCTCCAGACAGACATGTGGCGTTTGTTCCGAAACCGCTTAGCGCCGAGGGACATCGCGATGCTGACTGTCGATATGCCTTCGGTAGGAACCAGCTCACATTGGCCGTTAACCGAAGACACAAGTTGCATCCATCAGGCAGTACTAAATGAGTTCTACTCCATTCCTTATGTTGATCATCACAAGGTCGGCTTAGTCGGATTCCGGTTTGGTGGCAATGCTATGGTACGCCTCTCTTTTATTGAACAAGAGAAAATCAAAGCGTGTGTCGCTTTGGGAGCGCCTGTGCATGACCTGTTTTCTTCTCCCAAGAAACTTCAGCAGATGCCTAAGATGTATCTGGATCTGTTGGCTTCACGGTTGGGGAAAAGCGTCGTAGATATTAATAGTATGGCTGGGCAAATGAAGGCCTGGTCATTGAAAGTTCAGGGCTTTTTAACCAATCGCAGAACTAAGGTTCCCATTCTGGCAATAAGCCTGGAAGGCGATCCAGTTTCGCCACATAGCGATAATCAACTGGTTGCACTTTTTAGTCACTACGGGCAGGCGAAGAAAATTAGTTCTAAGACAATTACAAAAGGGTATGAGCAATCCCTCGATTTAGCCATAAAGTGGTTGGAAGACGAATTATTAAGATGA
- the crl gene encoding sigma factor-binding protein Crl: MSKTTQGPTHFRLMSKLKAIGPYLREPQSKEGCYYFDCLSVCVDDNKSPEKREFWGWWMELESVEGGFTAKYHIGKYNKEGLWESDSLPAKSVEEVYSTQKTFHQKLIETLEEHFKLEVEYHTESFDFA; encoded by the coding sequence ATGTCAAAGACGACTCAGGGGCCAACTCACTTTCGCTTGATGTCAAAGTTAAAGGCTATAGGACCATATCTACGCGAACCTCAATCAAAAGAAGGATGTTACTACTTTGATTGTTTATCGGTGTGTGTAGATGATAATAAATCACCAGAAAAACGCGAGTTTTGGGGCTGGTGGATGGAATTGGAATCCGTCGAAGGGGGCTTTACCGCAAAATACCACATTGGTAAATACAACAAAGAAGGGCTTTGGGAGTCTGACTCATTGCCTGCAAAGTCAGTTGAGGAAGTTTACTCTACACAAAAGACTTTTCACCAAAAGCTGATTGAAACACTGGAAGAGCATTTCAAATTAGAGGTGGAGTACCATACTGAGTCATTTGACTTCGCTTAA
- the tet(34) gene encoding oxytetracycline resistance phosphoribosyltransferase domain-containing protein Tet(34): MSKKFIITWDAMQTYCRELAEKQMPAEQWKGIWAVSRGGLVPGAILARELGIRYVDTICISSYDHDHQRDMTVVKAPEGDGEGFLIVEDLVDSGDTARKIREMYPKAKMIAVCAKPSGKELLDDYVVDIEQDTWIEQPWDMSIQYVEPVNRKQK, from the coding sequence ATGAGTAAAAAATTCATTATCACTTGGGATGCGATGCAGACTTACTGCCGTGAACTGGCCGAGAAACAAATGCCAGCTGAGCAATGGAAAGGGATCTGGGCAGTAAGCCGTGGCGGCTTGGTTCCTGGTGCTATCTTAGCTCGTGAACTAGGTATCCGTTACGTTGATACTATCTGTATCTCAAGCTACGATCACGATCATCAGCGCGATATGACTGTAGTGAAAGCACCAGAAGGTGATGGCGAAGGTTTCCTGATCGTTGAAGACCTGGTAGACAGTGGCGACACTGCGCGTAAAATACGTGAAATGTATCCTAAAGCTAAAATGATTGCAGTATGTGCTAAGCCATCTGGTAAAGAGCTTCTTGATGATTACGTTGTTGATATTGAGCAAGATACGTGGATTGAGCAGCCTTGGGATATGTCTATCCAGTATGTCGAGCCGGTAAACCGCAAGCAAAAGTAA
- the proB gene encoding glutamate 5-kinase, giving the protein MTTNQQNAVVSQPQIVVVKLGTSVLTGGTLALDRAHMVELARQCAELKKQGHSVVMVSSGAIAAGREHLGYPALPNEMASKQLLAAVGQSRLIQTWESLFSIYGIKIGQMLLTRADLEDRERFLNARDTINALVANDIIPIVNENDAVATSEIKVGDNDNLSALVGILCGADKLLLLTDQKGLFTADPRKDPNAELIKEVKTIDDTLRKIAGGSGTTLGTGGMATKLQAADIARRAGIEVIIAAGSAINVIFDSLSSKPQGTRFLPCEEALENRKRWILAGPAASGDIIIDDGAVNAVIGTGSSLLAKGVTKVSGDFARGEVVRVTNTHGKLVARGISAYSSKDLAKISGKHSKDIISILGHDYGSEVIHRDDLVVIQE; this is encoded by the coding sequence ATGACAACGAATCAACAAAATGCAGTTGTTTCGCAACCACAAATCGTCGTTGTGAAACTGGGTACAAGTGTTCTGACTGGCGGTACATTGGCGCTGGATCGTGCTCATATGGTTGAGCTGGCGCGTCAATGTGCTGAGCTTAAGAAACAAGGCCACTCAGTGGTAATGGTTTCGTCTGGTGCAATTGCAGCAGGCCGTGAACATCTTGGATACCCCGCACTGCCCAACGAGATGGCGAGCAAACAGTTGCTTGCCGCAGTAGGGCAAAGCCGTTTGATTCAAACGTGGGAGTCGCTGTTTAGTATTTATGGTATCAAAATCGGTCAGATGCTGCTGACTCGTGCCGATCTGGAAGATCGTGAGCGTTTCCTGAATGCCCGCGATACCATCAATGCTTTGGTTGCGAATGATATTATTCCGATTGTTAACGAAAACGATGCTGTCGCAACAAGTGAAATCAAAGTAGGCGATAACGACAACTTGTCTGCTTTGGTGGGAATTTTATGTGGTGCAGATAAATTACTGCTCCTGACCGACCAAAAAGGTTTGTTTACAGCCGATCCTCGTAAAGACCCGAATGCTGAGCTTATCAAAGAAGTGAAAACCATTGATGACACGCTGCGTAAAATCGCAGGTGGCAGTGGTACAACACTAGGTACTGGCGGTATGGCAACGAAACTTCAGGCGGCGGATATTGCTCGTCGGGCGGGGATCGAAGTTATTATCGCTGCAGGCAGTGCTATTAATGTGATTTTTGATTCATTAAGCTCCAAACCGCAAGGCACGCGTTTCTTGCCTTGCGAGGAAGCACTTGAAAACCGCAAGCGCTGGATCTTGGCTGGTCCTGCTGCATCGGGCGATATTATTATCGACGATGGTGCAGTTAATGCGGTAATTGGCACCGGCAGTAGCTTACTAGCTAAAGGTGTTACAAAAGTGAGTGGTGATTTTGCCCGTGGTGAGGTCGTGCGTGTTACTAATACCCACGGTAAATTAGTCGCCCGCGGCATAAGCGCATACTCGAGCAAGGATCTGGCAAAAATTTCTGGCAAACACAGTAAAGATATCATCTCTATTCTGGGTCATGATTACGGTTCAGAAGTTATTCACCGTGATGATCTTGTCGTCATTCAGGAATAG
- a CDS encoding glutamate-5-semialdehyde dehydrogenase: MELTNMGKAAKDAAFELATASTSQKNQALAIIADELESNSTAILEANAKDIELGREAGLTDALLDRLLLNEERLTGIANDVRNVISLNDPVGSEIDSKVLENGMSLSRRRVPLGVVGVIYEARPNVTIDIAALCLKTGNASILRGGKETFFSNMELVKVIQSALAKANLPAASVQYIEKPDRELVSQLLKLDEYVDMIIPRGGAGLHKMCKENSTIPVIIGGFGISHIFVDESADLAKSLDVVENSKVQRPSACNSLDTLLVHENVAAEFLPMLVERMNDKVTFVAEPKAKVLMADAKQIRDAGEGDFDTEWLSYTLGVKVVSDVKEAIDHMRVHNASHSDAIMTNSLENSELFINSVGSAAVYVNAATRFTDGAQFGLGAEVAVSTQKLHARGPMGLEELTSYKWVGKANYLVRS; the protein is encoded by the coding sequence GTGGAACTAACGAACATGGGTAAAGCTGCCAAAGATGCAGCTTTTGAACTCGCGACAGCGTCAACGTCGCAGAAAAACCAAGCTCTGGCTATCATCGCTGATGAGCTGGAATCAAACTCAACCGCTATTCTAGAGGCTAACGCTAAAGATATTGAACTGGGCCGTGAAGCCGGTCTGACAGATGCGCTATTAGATCGTCTTCTGCTTAATGAAGAGCGTTTGACCGGTATTGCGAATGATGTTCGTAACGTGATCAGTCTTAATGATCCGGTTGGAAGTGAAATCGACAGTAAAGTACTTGAAAACGGAATGTCACTGTCGCGTCGCCGTGTCCCGCTTGGTGTTGTTGGAGTGATTTACGAAGCGCGTCCGAATGTGACTATCGATATTGCGGCACTGTGCCTGAAAACCGGTAATGCGAGCATTTTACGCGGCGGAAAAGAGACCTTTTTCTCCAATATGGAACTGGTTAAAGTTATCCAGTCTGCACTGGCGAAAGCGAATCTACCGGCTGCTTCGGTTCAGTACATCGAGAAGCCTGATCGTGAACTGGTTTCGCAACTACTTAAACTAGATGAATACGTGGATATGATTATTCCTCGTGGCGGTGCGGGTTTGCACAAAATGTGTAAAGAAAACAGCACAATTCCGGTAATCATTGGTGGTTTTGGTATTAGCCACATATTTGTTGATGAATCTGCGGATCTGGCAAAGTCACTTGACGTGGTTGAAAACTCTAAGGTTCAGCGTCCGTCAGCCTGTAATTCACTTGATACTTTATTGGTACATGAAAACGTTGCGGCTGAATTTCTGCCGATGTTGGTTGAGCGTATGAACGATAAAGTCACATTTGTCGCTGAACCAAAAGCAAAAGTTTTAATGGCGGATGCAAAACAAATTCGTGATGCTGGTGAAGGTGACTTCGATACTGAATGGTTAAGCTACACGCTGGGTGTCAAAGTTGTCTCTGATGTAAAAGAGGCGATTGACCACATGCGAGTACATAATGCGAGTCACTCCGATGCCATCATGACTAATAGTCTGGAAAACTCCGAGTTGTTCATCAATTCTGTAGGTTCAGCAGCAGTATATGTGAATGCCGCAACCCGCTTTACGGATGGCGCGCAATTTGGTCTTGGCGCAGAAGTAGCGGTATCAACTCAAAAACTGCATGCTCGTGGTCCTATGGGCTTAGAGGAGCTAACTAGCTATAAATGGGTGGGTAAAGCAAACTACTTAGTACGTAGTTAA
- a CDS encoding NCS2 family permease produces MLERLFKLSENGTNVRTEIIAGITTFLTMAYIIFVNPAILSDTGMDRGAIFVATCLAAAIGCFIMGLVANYPIAQAPGMGLNAFFTYSVVLGMGYTWQVALAAVFVSGVLFILLSIFKIREWIINSIPHSLRTGISAGIGLFLAFIALKNAGIVVDNPATLVSLGHITSLSAVLASIGFFLTIALVHRGVKGAVMIAILAVTALGLAFGDVQWGGVMSTPPSIAPTFLQLDFSGLFEVGMISVVFAFLFVDLFDTAGTLVGVSQKAGLTDENGNIPRLNKALLADSTATSVGALLGTSNTTSYIESVSGVAAGGRTGLTAVVVGVLFILALFFSPLAGMIPAYATSGALFYVAILMLSGLVSIDWRDLTEASPVVVTCLVMPLTFSIAEGITLGFISYAAIKLFSGKGRDVSLSVWVMAAIFIVKYLVG; encoded by the coding sequence ATGCTCGAAAGGCTATTTAAACTCAGTGAAAATGGCACCAATGTGCGCACTGAGATCATCGCAGGTATTACCACCTTCCTTACCATGGCTTACATCATTTTTGTAAACCCAGCTATTCTATCTGACACTGGTATGGATCGTGGTGCTATTTTTGTCGCTACCTGTCTTGCTGCAGCGATAGGCTGTTTCATTATGGGTCTTGTTGCGAACTACCCGATTGCACAGGCTCCGGGTATGGGGCTTAACGCCTTTTTCACCTATTCTGTCGTTTTAGGCATGGGCTATACATGGCAGGTAGCATTAGCAGCAGTGTTTGTTTCTGGTGTGCTATTCATTTTATTGAGTATTTTCAAGATTCGTGAATGGATCATCAACTCAATCCCTCACTCGTTGCGCACGGGCATCTCGGCTGGTATTGGTCTTTTCCTTGCATTTATCGCACTGAAAAACGCTGGTATCGTTGTTGATAACCCAGCAACACTCGTTTCATTGGGCCACATCACTTCACTTTCAGCGGTATTAGCTTCAATTGGCTTTTTCCTGACTATTGCTCTTGTTCATCGTGGAGTAAAAGGTGCGGTGATGATCGCTATCTTGGCGGTAACAGCTTTAGGCTTGGCTTTTGGTGACGTTCAGTGGGGCGGTGTTATGTCAACGCCACCAAGCATTGCACCAACATTCCTGCAGTTAGATTTCTCAGGTTTATTTGAAGTGGGCATGATTTCAGTCGTGTTTGCTTTCCTGTTTGTTGACTTGTTCGATACGGCAGGCACACTGGTTGGTGTATCTCAGAAAGCAGGCCTCACCGACGAAAACGGCAATATCCCGCGTCTGAACAAAGCACTGCTTGCTGACTCAACTGCAACGTCAGTAGGTGCTCTTTTAGGTACTTCAAATACAACATCTTACATTGAAAGTGTTTCTGGTGTTGCTGCTGGTGGCCGTACAGGTTTGACGGCTGTTGTTGTCGGCGTGCTGTTCATTCTGGCTCTATTCTTCTCTCCACTGGCAGGTATGATTCCTGCGTATGCAACATCTGGTGCTCTGTTCTATGTCGCAATACTAATGCTTTCTGGTCTTGTCAGCATCGACTGGCGCGACCTGACTGAAGCGTCTCCAGTGGTTGTTACCTGTTTGGTTATGCCGTTAACTTTCTCAATTGCAGAAGGTATTACACTAGGCTTTATTTCTTATGCTGCGATCAAACTGTTTAGTGGTAAAGGTCGTGATGTTTCGCTGAGTGTATGGGTAATGGCCGCGATCTTCATCGTGAAATACCTTGTAGGTTAA